One genomic segment of Helianthus annuus cultivar XRQ/B chromosome 14, HanXRQr2.0-SUNRISE, whole genome shotgun sequence includes these proteins:
- the LOC110906550 gene encoding receptor-like protein kinase FERONIA, producing MNSAAGAGDLVSSPTSVPLCQRFSLEEIQSSTKDFDDDMVIGEGGFGKVYKGQLSSEEDGHVVAIKRLNPMSNQGEHEFRAEIETLSKLRHRHLVSLIGYCDDNKEMILVYEYMPNGTLYHHLHQAEITLNWYQRIKIGIGAALGLDYLHTGVSSEHRIIHRDVKSTNILLDENMTAMISDFGLSKINPTNQSSSWVDASVKGTFGYLDPEYFYTKKLSRKTDVYAFGVVLFELLTGRRAVDDRYGEEECSLVTWAKKCVKEKNLDQMVDSNIKGTIFPKCLIRFTQIAYGCVRSIPKVRPTMIQVVTSLQAILELQLKSESSAKSSGKMSLIWKIHKYLPVVTKQNSDQSSTSSPTKWRGSFHDEWIHHQRVASRRINVFTYDELNYATGNFQETCSEKRINGEVYKGWVDKLTYAPCSQSSGMPIEVERYYLQDDNKLRPLRECSHPNLFGPIGYCIEGKQCFIVYESMHNGNFEDLLCRGVVATLPLINKVKIAFGVARGILYCNKLGCRFRKDSDGPVFERRDIMLDKVIRLDGVQAFAGRG from the exons ATGAACTCTGCAGCTGGTGCGGGTGACTTGGTGTCATCACCTACTTCAGTACCGCTGTGTCAACGTTTTTCTCTAGAAGAGATTCAATCTTCAACCAAAGACTTTGATGATGATATGGTTATTGGGGAGGGAGGATTCGGAAAAGTATACAAAGGTCAATTATCCAGTGAAGAAGATGGTCATGTTGTGGCGATCAAACGATTAAATCCTATGTCCAACCAGGGGGAACATGAGTTCAGAGCTGAAATCGAGACCCTCTCTAAGCTGCGTCACCGTCACTTGGTGTCTCTTATTGGGTATTGTGATGATAACAAGGAAATGATCCTTGTTTATGAGTATATGCCTAACGGAACACTCTATCATCATCTACACCAAGCAGAGATCACATTAAATTGGTATCAGAGAATCAAGATTGGAATAGGGGCTGCGCTTGGATTAGATTATCTTCACACAGGTGTCAGCAGCGAACACAGAATCATACACCGTGATGTGAAGAGTACCAACATACTTTTAGATGAGAACATGACAGCTATGATTTCAGATTTTGGGTTGTCCAAAATAAACCCAACTAACCAATCATCATCGTGGGTTGATGCGAGCGTTAAAGGAACATTCGGGTATCTTGATCCGGAATATTTTTATACTAAAAAATTATCAAGGAAAACAGATGTGTATGCATTTGGGGTTGTTTTATTTGAACTGCTAACCGGAAGACGTGCTGTAGACGATCGCTATGGGGAGGAAGAATGTAGTTTGGTGACATGGGCTAAAAAGTGTGTAAAAGAGAAAAATTTAGATCAAATGGTTGATtctaatatcaagggaacaatTTTTCCCAAATGTTTAATACGTTTCACTCAAATTGCATATGGTTGTGTGCGTAGTATTCCAAAAGTACGCCCTACCATGATTCAGGTAGTAACCTCACTTCAGGCTATATTGGAACTACAGCTGAAATCTGAGAGCTCTGCCAAGTCATCTGGCAAAATGAGTTTAATATGGAAGATTCATAAGTATCTTCCTGTAGTGACTAAACAAAATTCAG ACCAAAGTAGCACAAGTTCCCCAACAAAGTGGCGTGGTAGTTTTCATGATGAATGGATTCATCATCAGAGGGTTGCTAGCAGACGTATAAATGTGTTCACATATGATGAATTAAACTATGCTACGGGGAACTTTCAAGAAACATGCTCGGAAAAGAGGATTAATGGAGAGGTTTACAAAGGCTGGGTGGATAAATTGACATATGCTCCTTGTAGCCAAAGTTCTGGTATGCCCATTGAAGTCGAGAGATATTATCTCCAGGATGAT AATAAGTTGAGACCGTTGAGAGAATGTTCTCATCCCAACCTTTTTGGTCCCATAGGATATTGTATCGAAGGTAAACAATGCTTCATTGTGTATGAATCTATGCATAATGGAAACTTCGAGGATCTCCTTTGTAGGG GAGTTGTAGCAACACTTCCGTTGATTAACAAAGTGAAAATAGCATTCGGAGTTGCTCGAGGGATTCTTTACTGTAACAAGCTTGGCTGCCGTTTTCGAAAAGATTCTGATGGTCCAGTTTTTGAGCGACGTGACATAATGCTGGATAAG GTTATTAGACTGGACGGTGTTCAGGCGTTTGCGGGTAGGGGGTAG
- the LOC110908223 gene encoding rac-like GTP-binding protein ARAC3, translating to MVNDSTIEWSTGQEDYNRLRPLSYRGADVFILAFSLISKASYEDISKKWIPELRHYAPGVPIILVGTKLDLHDDKQFLTDHPGAVPITTAQGEELRKLIGAPAYIECSSKTQQNVKVVLDAAISVVLQPPKQKKKKKRKGQKGCSIL from the exons ATGGTCAACGACTCAACGATTGAGTGGTCAACTG GACAGGAAGATTACAACAGATTGAGACCTCTGAGTTATCGCGGTGCAGATGTTTTTATACTCGCGTTTTCACTAATTAGCAAGGCCAGCTATGAAGATATCTCTAAAAAG TGGATTCCTGAATTGAGGCATTACGCACCCGGAGTTCCAATAATCCTTGTTGGAACAAAGCTAG ATCTTCATGATGATAAGCAGTTTTTAACGGACCATCCCGGTGCAGTTCCAATTACAACGGCTCAA GGAGAGGAGTTGAGGAAGCTAATCGGTGCTCCTGCTTACATTGAGTGTAGCTCAAAAACACAGCAG AATGTGAAGGTTGTTTTGGATGCAGCCATTAGTGTGGTTCTGCAGCCACCAAagcaaaagaagaaaaagaagcgAAAGGGTCAAAAGGGGTGCTCCATATTGTGA